In one Nicotiana sylvestris chromosome 8, ASM39365v2, whole genome shotgun sequence genomic region, the following are encoded:
- the LOC138874717 gene encoding uncharacterized protein: protein MAPYEALYGRRCRSPIGWFELGEAKLLGTELVQDALDKVKLIQERLRIAQSRQKSYADQKARDVSFMIGEKLDESLGNEEEPVAIIDRHDRQLRSKRISVVRVQWRGQPVEEATWESGEDMQSRYPHLFSSSDTDCGEDI, encoded by the exons atggctccgtacgaggctttatacGGTCGACGTTGTCGTTCTcctattgggtggtttgagctgggtgaggctaagTTACTCGGTACAGaattggtacaggatgccttggataaggtaaagttgattcaggagaggcttcgcatagctcagtccaggcagaagagttacgcggatcagaaggcacgTGACGTATCATTTAtgattggcgagaag ctggatgagagtttgggtaacgaggaggagccagttgccattattgatagacacgatcgccagttgaggtccaagaggatttctgtggtgagggtccagtggaggggccaaccagttgaggaggcgacctgggagtccgggGAGGACATGCAAAGCAGATATCCCCATTTATTCAGCagttcag ATACTGATTGTGGTGAAGACATATGA